The region TCTGTATGCAATGTCCCCTCATGCGCCGCATGATGACAACTGGAGAAGGAAAACCTGCCGCCAATTCCGTGCTCAATCGGCCCCTACTGAGTTATACAACGGAAACACAAATTTGTGTTGCCCCAATGAGGAATGGACTATTTGCCGGGTCAAGCTCTTGTTGGCGTGAGTTGGAAAGCAGACGAGTAAGTGGAGCGCTGGTATTTGACAGAACTTGAAACTGCCTGAAGGGCGAAGGGTTGCTGACATGATCAAGTTCAGCTGCCGAGCAATTCCTATTCGTTTGTTAAACGGATTGATTGGAAATAttgctgtgattgttttttaaaatattttttatttaaaaatatattaaattaaataatattttttaattttttaaaaattaattttaatatcaacacatcaaaataatttttttaaaaaaatttaaaaatatttgttttaaaataaaaatattctaaaagtgGAGTGGGCCGCTGCCCACATGGGTACCACGTTGCATTGTTCTCCTTAATTTATGTCAATGTGTACTTACTGCGATTGTATCCCTGAATAAATTCTCAACATCTAATAagaagcagttttttttttaaaaaaaaagaaaaaaacaaactaggAAAAGAAGCAGTTCATGCTCgaaatttcataaaaatggAAACCAGCTTGATGTGTACTGTAACAATCTTTACATTTTAAGCACAGGAAACCACGCAATTAATGTCTACAATTCTGGAAAAGCATGCATCACTTTCATTGTAACGTTGCCTTCCAGCATATAGGTCCAGGTCTTTCAACAtaacgaatatatatatatccaaaaaaaatcatcatgagATCACAACATAGCACGGCAGAATAACCTAGttcttgctatatatatatatatatatatatatatatgttttgctaatgtttttttaatggaaaaaaaaccacGTGAAAATTGATCTAATATGATTTAGTTATCTTAATGGATCTAAAACTAACTTAAATAaccgataaaaatatagtttaagttaaaataaatatttaaaatgagattgtttttaataaaaattaagataaaaatatattgaatcgaTTTAAGTCAACCTGAATCAACTTGTTAATTCACATACCAAGtcataagattatgataacctcatataaatcaaatcaaaataaattaagaaactcgattttcaataaacttaacattaaatgatgaaactggaaaaaaaccaagaaaataacccgaatcaactcaggttaactcgCAAAACTCGTGTCTCAAGTTATGAAATCaggataacccaatagaaagcaaattaaaaaaaaaattataaagcttaattttcaaccaactcaatgtttgaagataaaattgtaaaaaaaaaattgataaaaaagatacaaaaaatgaattgaattaacAATGATTAACTCATCAGACCCGTGATCCAAGCCATGAAATAggaataatctcatagaaaatatatcaaaataaactataaaacttaattctcaatcaatttaaaattaaatgatgaaattgagaaaaaaacaattaaaaaaacaaaaccttgaGTCAATAAAGTTAACCTATTAATCCAAActctaaattataaatttaaaataacctcataaaatataaaatataattatcaataaatataatattaaagaacaaaataaaaaataaaaaaacatattagaaaaaaaacaaacgaagagaaaaaacattattctagTGAATAATGTTTTGTGATGAGATAAAAACCCCTTatcatttaattgttttttaatcaatttaatattaaataataaaataataaaataaaaattaattaaaaaacctgATTCAACTAGTTAAATTCGTGATCTGTATAATGAGAATaagataaaacaataaaaaataaaaataaaaataaaaatgaaaaatgaaaaatgaaaaaaagcacTACTTCAAAATTAACAGTATAAAACTCCTCCTTTAGTTATTTTGTAATTGTTAACTGGACTATGGGAAGTGTTGCTTTCAATTCTCTTTTGGCAACATGGTGGCTGTCTCCATCTGAACATAAAACTGTCAACTACCGAAATGTTTTTGCACATCTAAAGTATTCTCAACTACCGGAAGAGGAGAGGTGGCAACTTATAAATATCAATTCACCCAGTTGATCACTAATACTCGACACTTGTAGACAAAGATTTGTTCCATTTTCAAAGTTGCTTTAACCGTGAAAACACACTTTTCCCTCAATCCAAGGTTAGAGGATCAAAATTGTCGAACATGTCCCAGATTCTAGTTGAGAAATTGCTGGTTCCAAAACTCCTCTCGTTTGAGATTGGCTACGATTTCCCCGTTCGGTAGGAGCAGAGACAAAGGTCCATGTGTCTTGGTGAGTGGCGAGATTAGTGCCCAGTTATCTTTGCTTCACCAATATATTCTATCTCACACAGATCTCGACATTTTTCATTTCACATTAAAGTTTATACtttattggattaattaaaattaaaaaaatatattctatagCTCATTGCGTCTAAACCATGTTTTATAGTACATCCAAAAGTTTTTTCAGCAAGGAAAAATGTCCCAAGCCAAAGTGAAAAATGAATACTTTTGATTTGGACCCATTCTAAAgcctctttcttttcacatgCATACAAACAAGAGACATTGAGAACACCACCCACCAAAACCATCCCCTCCCCTCCCCAACAAAGGAATTACCTTTTATCTGTTCCTCCACAACCGAGCACATCCTTCCACTCTCACCATCACCACCATTAAATTTAGATCATTATATCAAAAACCCGCACTTCAAAACATCGAGAAAGATTAAGTGGGAGGGAGAGGAGATTGGTTTGGTTTAGGGGCTAGTGTGATTGAGAGATGTGGGATGCTTCAGGCATTGATGAATCTGTTTTCTTCATGTCTTAAGCCATTTGGGCATGGTAGAAGGAGTAGTAACAGTGATTCAAAGCTTGAGTCATTTGTCGGTGTTAGCAAAGAAGGGAAAGATGGTTTGCTTTGGTATAGAGACGTTGGAAGATACTGGTCTGGTGAATTTTCAATGGCTGTTGTTCAAGCTAATCAAGTAATTGAAGACCAAAGCCAGATTGAGTCTGGACCTTTTGGAACTTTTGTTGGTGTTTATGATGGTCACGGTGGACCTGAAGCTGCACGTTTCGTCTGTGATCACTTGTTCAGGCACTTTCAAGGTctgttctttttaaatatttttgatcaaatatctaaaaaagatttttacttaaaagaaaaaaactttgtcGTGTTCCTTTTATGTCATTGAATTAGCCACGTTTCTCACTAACCTTTGTGGGATTCTCAATCAATCAGCTTTTTTGCTTTGGAGATTTTGAAAGGTTCCGGTAGTAATTTTCTTTCGTTgctctggattttttttttgtgaatttagaTGAGAAGCTATTTTGTACAGTTGTATTGGATGATAGAGAGCTACTTGTTTTCAGAGTATAATATAGTGAAGAAAATTTATTGGGATTTGAAAGACGGGATTTTGCATGTGAATGTCATGGACTGGGAGGTCAGTACTTATTGGTAATGCTTGCTTTTAATTGCTGAAAGTGATTCAGTTTTTTGGAGCTGTTCACTTTTGTGGTTGTATCTGTCTTGTCAATTTCATGGATAACTATTAAGTGATATTCAATCGGATTTTGCTTTCTGTGTAAGCTTCTGATTGGCTTTTATgagtttggagttttttttttcttactttaaaTTGCAGTTTTAAACTTGGAACAGGATGATTAAATGTAAGCTTAATGATTAGTGTTTAGCAGCCAACTGCATAGTTTTTGCTATCGATACCCAAAACCAATGCAAGTTCTTACTTCAAAAGTTTTCAGATTCTTCAAGGCACTATTTGCAGTGTTTAGGAATTTAACATTTTGGCTTTTAAAACCTAAATTCCTAcagctttttttttagattaaaatctaAGCTAGTGCTTCTAAAATGTGTGCTGGACATGCATTAGCTCTAGGTAGAAACTAGATTTTGCTTAAGGGTGACAGGGGCTTTGAATTCCAGTGAAAAAACAGGGCAtatatcttccttttttttttatcatttttgtttgtaaaatgtttttatatttttttggtttaatgtcgtttaatcttaaaaaagtaTTGTGCCTTGTGTTGGCATTCTTAGGCTTTGTGGTTATGCAGCCATTTCAGCAGAGACACATGGTGTTGTGACAAGCGAGACCATCCAAAGAGCTTTCTGTGCAACAGAGGAAGGGTTTACCAATCTCGTGTCAGAGTTATGGAGCAGTCGTCCTCAAATGGCAACAGTTGGATCATGCTGTTTAGTTGGAGTGATATATCAGCAGACCCTCTTTGTAGCAAACCTGGGAGATTCCCGTGTTGTACTGGGCAAGAAAGTCGGCAACACTGGAGGTATTGCTGCAATACAATTATCAACTGAGCATAATGCAAACCTTGAGGTCATCAGGCATGAACTCAAGAACTTACATCCAAATGATCCCCAGATTGTTGTTCTTAAGCATGGAGTTTGGAGAGTAAAGGGGATTATTCAGGTTATTTCAAACCCCAATTCagaatatttcaaattaaaacacATCTTAGGTGCTTTTgtattcttgtgtttttttgtagTCTCGGAgtgataaattatgaaactacTTGGTGGGCTGGAATTTTTATGGTTCTTGGTTGTTTATCATTTGGTATTCATAATAGCTGTCCCGACTTCTTTCAAGAAGTCGTCAACTTTGTTGTAGCTGTTAATGCAAAACCAAATTTACCCATTGctatacaattatttttaaaacaatttgtttgAGTTATAGAATTGTGTCGAAGATTTACAAGTTGCAAGAACCATGAACTGGAGATGAGAAAGAACAATATATAAGCCAATACCAAACCCCAGCACGATTCACATGCTCTGACAACCAGGTCTTTTGCAGATATGACTTCAAATATAGTTGAGATGGTTTTATAGTCATTGGTCAGAGAAAGGGTTCATGTATAGAGGCAAATTAGTTGATTGAAGATAATCTTCGTTGTTCTAGGTAACCTGAAATTCACAATTATTTTGCTAGATgcttgttatttatattttctgaCACGTTTAAGAAAATAAGCATGTTGATTATGAAAGGGAATTTGAACATCCTTTATCTAGCCTTTGCATCGATGAAGATTACTTTGAAGTCAAGTATGTTATGGAAACTCCTTGGAGTACATCTTGGTTTGCATCGGATTATCTTCATCTTGCTTCTTATTATTCATGGCATGTTCCTTTGcaaattctaatttaaaataatgaaatccaTGATTATATTTGATGCAGGTTTCTAGATCCATAGGAGATGTGTATATGAAACATGCACGATTCAACAGGGAACCAATTAATGCCAAGTTCAGACTTCCTGAACCAATGGACAAGTCAATCTTGAGTGCCAATCCAACAATCATTTCACATCCTCTCCATCCAAATGATTCGTTCCTTGTATTTGCATCTGATGGTCTTTGGGAACACTTGAGTAATGAAAAAGTAGTGGATATTGTCCACAGTAATCCATGTGCAGTAAGAGTTCTCCCTTGTGTATTTGGTTGTCATACTTTCTACATTGAATTTACTTTCATGCCTGTGCTTCTATTAAATAGGAAACAAATGACCATAAAGTTTTGACCTTTTTCTGGAACTCATATGCTGCTTGGTATTAGCTTAAAACTTGCTTGCTTGGTCATTCCATAAAAAACTCTTGGAAGAGTTTGGAAGGCAAACCTATGTCCTTTTCTCTAAGATGTATATAGTAAAAGCAAAATATCGTGGAATAGTTTGAAACGCAAACTTATGGAAGCATTACGGTGCATTTTATTTAGTAGATATGTTTGTCATAATCATCGATGAGTTTTTCAACATGATCTATTTGAGTTTTGACAGAGAAGAGAACTGCAAAGTATCATCATTGATGAGTTTCTACTTTGTATCGTATTTGGCTTGTTCATCCATGACCTTTTTTCTCTAGTTCTTTGCATGGATTATGCATTGATACCCAAGGTGATCCATGGTCAGTTCATTGTCATATAATTAGGCATAGCGCAGCCTTGGAGTTAAATGCGTTTGATAATCTCTGTGTTAGCTTGTTGATCATTGTTCTGGAATGCGTGTCAAGGAACCATTCAATGAGATTAGATATTGGTGGTTAGATTGACTTCCTCTCGACTTTCATGAATTGCCTTGAATTGTTCGTGCATATTTGGTGTTTTAGATGGCTATTATCCACAGCAGAAGTAGATGTTATGCCAATTCTGCCTTCCATAAGACATGTGCTATGCTGGGATATGGATGCGTGCACAGAAATGTAGATCATGTACTATGATCCAAAACTTATATAGTTGTATCACAATAGGTGCTTTTTCTAGAGTTGCATATTTAACCAACCTATGAACACTGTCAATCAAAGCTGCTGGAATGCTCCTCTCTTGGTAAAGCCAAATAATCTCACAGTTTTTTGATTAATACCAGTGAAGCTATCAGCCTCACTGCGACTATTCTTGCATTTGACCACCCAGGTTTAGCTCATGGTtcattcttcatctttttttttcctttaatgtgttcattttttttttactttaagtgGTGGTTGACTGTATTCTTAAATTTATGCTTCGTATATGTAGTTCTTGCTCTAAATTTATCTCTGTTGGTAGTATTCACGAGCTTGTTGTACTGCAGGGAAGTGCCAAGAGGCTTGTCAAGGCCGCCTTACAAGAAGCGGctagaaaaagagaaatgagaTATTCAGATCTACAGAAGATTGACAAGAAGGTTCGACGACACTTTCATGACGATATAACTGTAATTGTTTTATTCTTAAACCATGATCTTATATCCAAATCCAAAAGCGCTGTGCAAACACCGCCGGTTTCCATCCGAAGCGCTAATTAACCACCCGTTGGCATATTTCTGCTGCCTTATCATGGACACACGCAAAAGCATCCTAGCGGATCAAGACACGTATCAAGGCTACAGAGCTGCACTGACAAAGCGGTCGCGGTACCTGAGTGGGAATTCCAAGATTTAATTAAGAGCTTTAGAATTTGTAAAAATGTTGTTTGTCAGGCAAATAAATAGATTGCTGCCAAGTCCGTGGAGACcctgattatatttttacttaaaatgtgttttgcatttttttcaataatctaTTTGCATGTCAGACATATATATCAAATGTCATAAATAGTGTTTGGAAATATTTTGTAGTAATTATGGATTaaagtgttgttttttttttgaaatatattaaaataataatttttattttttaaaaattattattgatattaatatattaaaataattaaaaaaatataaaaaaattaattttaaaaaaacatgatataaacTGCTTTTTCGAACACACCCTTCCTTCATACAAGGTGTGGTAGGCCCAGAGGGGCAGGCAACTATCCAAGAATATCGAAAATACCATGGGGTCATCAAAACCTTTGAACGACATGTCAACATGCCTCGAAACACGAGGGCTTATTTATTTACcaaaatcaacccaaattcaATTTCCATGGCCGTGTGAGTCCCTGACTGGCCTACAGCGGAATTCCTTTCTTCCCTACGCAATCCAACAAATGCACCTTCCCTTAATTCCTCTTCTTCAAATCTAACAGTTATCAAACATAACTTCATGGCTACGAAACGAAATCAATgtcaagatttttattattgcttTATTTCACACTGACTCTCCTCTTGTCTCACTCCCACTCAGCACCACAACCCATCCGTCGTGACCCCGGCCCCCTCACTGGCACCATAGCGCCTTTCACGATGTCCGTGACAGCGTCCGATCCGACGTCCGCCGCATGCTCCACTCTCGCGCCGAGGTATCACTACAATATTTAATCATCAATTagattacaattacaatttagATTCGCAATAATTCATTCGTGCTCATTTTAGCTAAACTTCACGTCGTTTTGAATCATGTAGTAATCGTTTGTAATTCCACTGAACTGCGGCTTTTATTTTCAGCTGCCAAAGAGTCCGCAATTCCAGTGTTGCTGATTGTCTGTTCgtttaagttaaaaaatttgatatctACAGCGTAATTCAAGTGAAAAACACAGATTATTGCATTTCAGTTAacgtgtatttatttattttgtgtttatgaGATAATTGATTTTATGTGCTGTGGTGCAGGTTCCGTTGGAGGTGAATGCAGTACTGATAGGTTTTAATGGCGATGAAGGGTGTAGGTTTAGTGTAGATTCACATAAATTACAAGATTTTCTGAGGACCAGCTTCTAAACTCATAGACCTTAATGTTTGTAGACCGGTGAGCCTCTTGACATTGAGCATCAAGTCGTTTTTAACGTGTTTCCGGCAAGCTCTCCCTCAAGTTAGCATTGTTAAGTAATTGTGTTTTGCACGCTTTAAGTTACAAAGTTGTGTTTGTAATGTTGTAGTGGAAAGTCTTCAATACTACCATTGCACCGTTACATTTTCAGCTGAGAGTTCAGTTTTGTGGGCTGCGTTTGAGTTTTGCTTGAAGGGACCCATATAGAGGAGATGTATTACAATGAGAGAATTGGAGAATTTCCTGAGtattagtagttttttttactcattATATGATAGGAATGACACgagttgtgtttttatttgtgcTGTTTTGTCAATAGGCTGGGCAGCCAGAACTGATTGCACATGAGAAGGCATCGAAACAGAATATGGTTTCTGCTGGGAATGCATGAGAGGTGAGTGATGCTCTGTGGATATAATATGTTCATTGTTTTGGGGTAGTACGGTGGAGTGTGTTTTTACAGGAAATTCTGAATTctgtattttcttttagttaGACTGATTTTGGAAGGGAAATGCCAGTATCTCGCAAACTATATTCGTACTCTGCCAAAGATAATGACCGACCCCTTCCTAATGCAATCtttcttgtaaattttgataaggtattattttcaatttcaatactcTTTTTCTGGGAAAATCAGTTTTTTGACTTCTAATTTTCATATTGAAACAACCATTTTGAGGTTGGAAGTCAAATgctcataatgtttttttccagACTATAGCATTACTAGTTTCGGTTTTGTCGGTTTTGTGTGGTATTATTCATAATGGTGTGAACTTCATTCCCTTATGATCATGTCTGCCTTTGTTTGGCCCTCGATTGCAGGTAAGAATGGACCTTGGAAATAAGGAAATTGACCTAGACAATGTATGGCAAACTTAAAGAGTTGTCTGATGAAGACTTGAGGAAACAAAAGGGAGACTCAATATAATGGAGGAGGAGCAACTCAAGTGTGGCTGGGTTCAGACAGGTACTGAACACGATCAATATGTTATCGTGTGTCAAAGTAAGAGAGAGTCATTTGTGGAACAGTATTGGCTGTGCCTGAAGTTTCCTTGAGTTTAATTTTGGGTTGTTATAAAAATGCAAACATAGCATTCTAAATGGACTTTGTGGTTAAGGATTTAGATCAAATATGAAATTCTTATTTGATAGCCAAATCTTGCTTCTTTGGTGTATTTGTTGCTCAAAACAAACATGTATGAGGTGATGCAAGCAGAAAATAGTCGATCCTTTTATTACATTTCTTGTTtgttatattttcatgaaatttttaagATCCTTGGTTCAGCTTCAGCATACAGTTACCTTGAAATAGCAAGCTATGAAGTTCATAAAACCTATTTCTGGCATATGAATATCCattaaaaatcatagaaaaagtTCATTAGCAAGTACttacaagattttattttagcGGCAGATTACTAGTTCTAGTCGAGTTGGACGTGTGTAAACTGCAGTTGGTGAATTATCTTTATGGTTGTGAATCTCAGGACAATTGCTACAGAGTATCTAAAACCCCCCTCGGTGAACCTGTCAAAGGCAAGAACAAGACAACAGTGAAACTATGGTTGGAGAAGTTCTACCAAAAGACAACGAACTTGCCAGAACCTTTCCCGCATGAATTAGTTGAACGGTTGGAGAAGTACATAGATGTAAGTCACCCATGTCTAGAATAGCGCCTCGGA is a window of Populus nigra chromosome 10, ddPopNigr1.1, whole genome shotgun sequence DNA encoding:
- the LOC133704266 gene encoding probable protein phosphatase 2C 42; translated protein: MLQALMNLFSSCLKPFGHGRRSSNSDSKLESFVGVSKEGKDGLLWYRDVGRYWSGEFSMAVVQANQVIEDQSQIESGPFGTFVGVYDGHGGPEAARFVCDHLFRHFQAISAETHGVVTSETIQRAFCATEEGFTNLVSELWSSRPQMATVGSCCLVGVIYQQTLFVANLGDSRVVLGKKVGNTGGIAAIQLSTEHNANLEVIRHELKNLHPNDPQIVVLKHGVWRVKGIIQVSRSIGDVYMKHARFNREPINAKFRLPEPMDKSILSANPTIISHPLHPNDSFLVFASDGLWEHLSNEKVVDIVHSNPCAGSAKRLVKAALQEAARKREMRYSDLQKIDKKVRRHFHDDITVIVLFLNHDLISKSKSAVQTPPVSIRSAN